From one Takifugu rubripes chromosome 14, fTakRub1.2, whole genome shotgun sequence genomic stretch:
- the gpr101 gene encoding probable G-protein coupled receptor 101 produces MATTQPPYTGTNDTGGAWVRSSMADSVVKMVLIAFILCVSLFGNVVVLLVFQRKPQLLHVANRFVLNLLLADLLQTVLVMPFALAATVPAVWPLDARLCQALVVLMHLFAFAGVNTIIVVSVDRYLAIIHPLSYPTRMTPHLGTNLIICTWVLSLLQSTPPLYGWGTIGFDRHYNMCSVVWSSSLSYSIMVSTFSFWLPVIIMLGCYWMVFRAARRQNALVHPIQAQSYSQPAPQEFQGPSVAQPQQASSPDGPYSATGYPVRVRHRRFHYHCKAARVVFVIMASYILSMGPYSILNTVSMSARTAVPPWLSSLALVLFFMQCCLHPYIYGYMHRSVRKEFLALLCSLFCKQGHPSQSSAVESCFTKTEGRPGAHSHLPSTAARVFPLRTWEECTTSSSPTCERKSRDSRKETTSTSISSEREITVHSKQST; encoded by the coding sequence atggCAACCACGCAGCCGCCTTACACCGGCACAAACGACACCGGCGGTGCCTGGGTGCGCTCCTCCATGGCCGACAGCGTGGTGAAGATGGTGCTCATCGCGTTCATTCTTTGCGTGTCCTTGTTTGGGAAcgtggtggttctgctggtgttCCAGAGGAAGCCTCAGCTCCTTCACGTGGCCAACCGCTTCGTCCTTAACCTCCTCCTGGCGGACCTGCTCCAGACCGTTTTAGTCATGCCCTTTGCCCTCGCGGCCACGGTGCCGGCCGTGTGGCCCCTGGATGCCCGGCTGTGCCAGGCCCTGGTGGTGCTCATGCACCTCTTTGCGTTCGCTGGAGTCAACACGATCATAGTCGTCTCTGTGGATCGCTACCTGGCCATCATCCACCCGCTGTCCTATCCCACCCGTATGACCCCTCACCTGGGCACCAACCTGATCATCTGCACCTGGGTTCTCAGTTTACTGCAGAGCACGCCCCCCCTCTACGGCTGGGGCACCATCGGCTTTGATCGCCATTACAACATGTGCTCGGTGGTGTGGTCGTCAAGCCTGTCCTACTCCATCATGGTGTCCACCTTCTCCTTTTGGCTGCCTGTAATAATCATGCTGGGATGTTACTGGATGGTTTTCCGAGCAGCCCGGAGGCAGAACGCTCTGGTGCACCCGATACAGGCACAATCCTACTCCCAGCCCGCCCCACAGGAGTTCCAGGGCCCGAGCGTCGCACAGCCTCAGCAGGCCAGTTCACCCGATGGCCCTTACTCGGCCACGGGGTACCCGGTCAGAGTTCGGCACAGACGTTTCCACTACCACTGCAAGGCAGCACGTGTAGTGTTTGTCATCATGGCATCGTACATTCTCAGCATGGGGCCTTACAGCATCCTGAATACTGTATCTATGAGCGCCAGGACGGCTGTTCCACCCTGGCTGTCCTCCCTGGCTCTTGTGCTCTTCTTCATGCAGTGCTGCCTCCACCCTTATATCTACGGTTACATGCATCGGAGCGTGAGGAAGGAGTTCCTGGCTTTACTCTGCAGCTTATTCTGCAAACAAGGTCACCCCAGCCAGAGCTCGGCGGTGGAGAGCTGCTTCACGAAGACGGAGGGGCGCCCGGGCGCCCACTCCCACCTGCCCAGCACCGCTGCTCGAGTCTTCCCCCTGCGGACCTGGGAGGAGTGCACCAcgtcctcctctcccacctgcGAGAGGAAGTCGAGGGACAGCCGCAAGGAGACCACGTCCACCAGCATCAGCTCTGAGAGGGAGATCACGGTGCACAGCAAACAGAGCACATGA